Proteins encoded in a region of the Quercus lobata isolate SW786 chromosome 8, ValleyOak3.0 Primary Assembly, whole genome shotgun sequence genome:
- the LOC115958380 gene encoding dirigent protein 1-like: MATNIVLKRVTNLFLVLVLATVTYLAKAAELNETQLSLYFQDISAFGNPNATVIPVAGIAGKAWTFTQFGTVFVTDDYITETSDPKSPEVGRAQGMYVTAGLDGLNSHVMISIVFTNKEYNGSTIQIQGVSKQFEAVREVAVVAGTGKFRFARGYATFETYFLDIPAQYSVIRCNVTVQHY, translated from the coding sequence ATGGCAACAAATATTGTACTGAAAAGAGTCACCAATTTATTCTTGGTATTGGTTCTAGCCACAGTCACATATTTAGCCAAAGCTGCAGAACTTAACGAAACCCAGCTATCCCTGTACTTCCAAGACATCTCAGCCTTTGGCAACCCCAATGCCACGGTGATCCCAGTTGCAGGTATTGCAGGCAAGGCTTGGACATTCACTCAATTTGGCACTGTCTTTGTCACTGATGACTATATCACTGAGACCTCAGATCCAAAGTCACCTGAAGTTGGGCGTGCTCAAGGCATGTATGTGACAGCCGGGTTGGATGGGTTGAATTCACATGTTATGATATCAATAGTATTCACAAACAAAGAGTACAACGGAAGCACCATACAAATACAAGGTGTTAGCAAGCAATTTGAGGCTGTTAGAGAGGTTGCAGTGGTGGCCGGAACAGGGAAATTCAGGTTTGCTCGTGGCTATGCTACTTTTGAGACATATTTCTTGGACATTCCTGCCCAATACTCGGTTATCCGGTGCAACGTCACTGTGCAACATTACTAG